A genome region from Rhodothermus sp. includes the following:
- the secY gene encoding preprotein translocase subunit SecY — MAGFTESIRNIWKIEELRQRVLYTLGLLVVYRIGTYVTLPGVDAHILAEVNRQAGTNNLFGLIDLFVGGAFSQAGIFALGIMPYITASIIIQLMGAVVPYFQKLQREGEEGRRKITQMTRYLTVGITALQAVGYAINLRYGATGQAIIVSPAFFMLIAVIVLTAGTVFVMWLGERITENGIGNGISLIIMVSIIAFLPQAIYNEFTLKDNLFIVLLELAVFVVITAGVVLVTQGTRRIPVQYAKRVVGRRVYGGVTQYLPLRVNAAGVMPIIFAQSIMFVPATIATFFPGSDFMQQFGSFFSDISGWGYSSLFFVLVVFFTYFYTAIAVNPREMADTLKRQGGFIPGVRPGKQTSDFIDTILTRITLPGAIFLGIVAIIPAFAMRAGVTAGFAHFFGGTSLLIIVGVMLDTLQQIESHLLMRHYEGFMKGTRVRGRRF; from the coding sequence ATGGCGGGTTTTACAGAAAGCATTCGCAATATCTGGAAGATTGAGGAGCTGCGGCAGCGTGTGCTTTACACGCTTGGCTTGCTGGTCGTTTATCGGATCGGCACCTATGTAACGCTGCCCGGCGTAGATGCCCACATTCTGGCCGAGGTCAATCGACAGGCAGGTACCAATAACCTGTTTGGCCTGATCGATCTGTTCGTCGGGGGCGCCTTTTCCCAGGCGGGCATCTTTGCACTGGGCATCATGCCCTACATTACGGCTTCCATCATCATTCAGTTGATGGGGGCCGTTGTGCCTTACTTTCAGAAGCTGCAGCGTGAAGGCGAGGAGGGACGCCGCAAAATTACCCAGATGACCCGCTATCTGACGGTCGGTATTACGGCGCTGCAGGCTGTAGGCTATGCGATCAACCTGCGCTACGGTGCTACCGGACAGGCCATCATAGTCAGTCCGGCCTTTTTTATGTTGATCGCCGTCATTGTTCTAACGGCCGGTACGGTCTTCGTCATGTGGCTGGGTGAGCGGATCACAGAAAATGGCATTGGCAATGGCATTTCGCTCATCATCATGGTGAGCATCATTGCCTTTCTGCCACAGGCCATTTACAACGAGTTTACCCTCAAAGACAACCTCTTCATTGTGCTGTTGGAGCTGGCTGTTTTTGTGGTGATTACGGCCGGAGTGGTGCTGGTAACGCAGGGGACCCGCCGCATTCCTGTGCAGTATGCTAAGCGGGTAGTGGGACGCCGGGTTTATGGAGGGGTAACGCAGTATTTGCCCCTTCGCGTCAATGCGGCCGGTGTGATGCCGATTATCTTTGCCCAGTCGATTATGTTTGTGCCTGCCACGATCGCGACCTTTTTCCCGGGAAGCGATTTTATGCAGCAGTTCGGGAGCTTTTTCTCGGATATTTCGGGCTGGGGATATTCCTCGCTCTTTTTTGTGCTGGTTGTATTCTTTACCTATTTCTACACTGCTATTGCTGTGAACCCTCGGGAAATGGCAGACACGCTAAAGCGGCAAGGAGGCTTTATCCCGGGGGTGCGACCGGGGAAACAGACCAGTGATTTCATTGATACGATTCTGACACGTATCACTCTGCCCGGTGCCATTTTTCTGGGGATTGTGGCGATCATTCCGGCTTTTGCCATGCGGGCAGGCGTGACGGCCGGCTTTGCCCACTTTTTTGGCGGCACCAGCCTCCTCATCATCGTGGGCGTGATGCTCGACACGCTGCAGCAGATCGAAAGCCATCTGCTTATGCGGCACTACGAAGGATTTATGAAGGGCACGCGGGTGCGCGGACGACGTTTCTAA
- the rplO gene encoding 50S ribosomal protein L15 — protein MDLSRLKPAKGAVRKRKRLGRGVGSGYGGHSSTRGTKGQKSRSGQKIPAYFEGGQMPLVRRVPKRGFRSPFRKEYRIINLEDLVRWIEAGRLSADAPITPETLVAAGLARKRDRIKILGDGELSVALQLSAHAFSASARQKIEAAGGTATVIS, from the coding sequence ATGGATCTGAGTCGATTGAAACCGGCAAAAGGAGCCGTTCGCAAGCGTAAGCGACTGGGACGTGGCGTGGGATCAGGCTATGGTGGACACAGCTCCACCCGTGGTACCAAAGGACAGAAGTCGCGGAGCGGCCAGAAGATTCCGGCTTACTTTGAAGGAGGGCAGATGCCGCTGGTGCGGCGCGTGCCCAAACGGGGTTTTCGCAGTCCGTTCCGGAAGGAATACCGGATAATCAATCTGGAGGACCTGGTCCGGTGGATCGAGGCAGGCCGTCTCTCGGCCGATGCCCCTATTACGCCGGAAACGCTGGTGGCTGCCGGTCTGGCGCGAAAGCGCGATCGTATCAAGATTCTGGGCGACGGAGAGCTGTCGGTGGCGTTGCAGCTTTCAGCGCATGCCTTCAGCGCGTCAGCTCGTCAGAAGATTGAAGCAGCGGGTGGAACGGCCACGGTGATTAGCTGA
- the rpmD gene encoding 50S ribosomal protein L30, producing MAAKKQKKLKITQVRSVIDYPARQRRTLEALGLRRIGRTVVHNDTPQIRGMIKKVEHLVRVEEIEA from the coding sequence ATGGCGGCAAAAAAGCAAAAAAAGCTGAAAATTACGCAGGTGCGCAGCGTGATCGATTATCCGGCACGGCAGCGCCGCACGCTGGAGGCGCTGGGCCTGCGACGTATCGGCCGTACGGTGGTCCACAATGATACACCCCAGATTCGGGGTATGATTAAAAAGGTGGAGCACCTGGTTCGTGTCGAAGAAATCGAAGCCTAA
- the rpsE gene encoding 30S ribosomal protein S5, which yields MAQQKSRNRNRRRQRQRTAVEQQQWIERLVSVKRVAKVVQGGRRFSFSAVVVVGDGDGLVGSGVGKAREVADAIAKATENAKKNLIRVPIRHGTIPHPVIGRQDAARVLLKPAAPGTGVIAGSGARAVLECAGITDVLCKALGSTNPYNLVAATMNALEQLEDPLEVAQRRGVSLQKVFEG from the coding sequence ATGGCACAGCAGAAAAGTCGTAACCGTAATCGACGTCGACAGCGCCAGCGCACTGCGGTTGAACAGCAGCAGTGGATCGAGCGGCTGGTGTCGGTCAAGCGTGTCGCCAAAGTCGTGCAGGGCGGTCGGCGCTTTTCCTTCAGTGCGGTGGTTGTCGTCGGCGATGGGGATGGCTTGGTTGGATCGGGCGTAGGCAAGGCGCGTGAGGTGGCTGACGCCATTGCCAAAGCCACTGAGAATGCCAAGAAGAACCTGATCCGTGTCCCGATTCGACATGGCACCATTCCCCATCCGGTGATTGGCCGACAGGATGCCGCCCGTGTGCTGCTGAAGCCGGCTGCGCCCGGTACCGGCGTGATCGCTGGTAGTGGCGCGCGTGCCGTGCTGGAATGCGCCGGGATCACCGATGTACTCTGTAAGGCGCTGGGATCGACCAATCCCTACAATCTGGTGGCAGCGACCATGAACGCCCTGGAGCAACTGGAGGACCCGCTGGAGGTTGCTCAGCGCCGGGGCGTTTCGCTACAGAAGGTGTTTGAAGGGTAA
- the rplR gene encoding 50S ribosomal protein L18, which yields MINELKRKKERRARVKRGLKKKIRGTPERPRLCVYRSNKHIYAQVIDDTRGHTLAAASSLESDMPPGSKMEISREVGRRVAQRALAAKVTKVVFDRNAYKYHGRVKALAEGAREGGLQF from the coding sequence ATGATTAACGAGTTGAAACGCAAAAAGGAGCGTCGGGCTCGCGTTAAGCGCGGCTTGAAGAAAAAGATTCGCGGTACGCCGGAACGTCCACGCCTGTGCGTGTATCGGTCCAACAAGCACATTTATGCTCAGGTGATTGACGATACGCGGGGCCATACGCTGGCTGCTGCTTCAAGCCTGGAAAGCGATATGCCACCCGGAAGCAAGATGGAAATCAGTCGGGAGGTAGGGCGGCGAGTTGCGCAGCGAGCTCTGGCCGCCAAGGTGACCAAGGTGGTGTTTGACCGAAACGCTTACAAATACCACGGCCGGGTTAAGGCCCTGGCTGAAGGTGCCCGTGAGGGCGGCCTTCAGTTCTGA
- the rplF gene encoding 50S ribosomal protein L6 → MSRIGKLPIHLPDGVRVEVAPNNVVTVTGPKGTLTLQVDPDITVEVQDKTVRVLRPTDQKRHRALHGLYRALIQNMVTGVTQGYRKELEIIGIGFRAAMSGNLLELTLGYSHPIYFVPPEGIKISVRSERGSNPIVVVEGIDKQLVGQVAAKIRSLRPPEPYKGKGIRYVGEYVRRKAGKTAGR, encoded by the coding sequence ATGTCGCGGATAGGGAAATTGCCGATCCATCTGCCCGATGGCGTGCGCGTTGAGGTTGCCCCCAATAATGTGGTAACCGTAACCGGTCCTAAAGGAACGCTCACGCTACAGGTGGATCCGGATATCACGGTAGAGGTCCAGGACAAGACGGTCCGCGTGTTACGCCCGACCGACCAGAAGCGGCATCGGGCATTGCACGGACTCTACCGTGCCCTGATTCAGAATATGGTGACAGGGGTGACCCAGGGCTATCGCAAGGAGCTGGAAATCATTGGCATTGGATTCCGGGCGGCTATGTCGGGCAATCTCTTGGAGCTAACGCTGGGATATTCACACCCCATTTATTTTGTACCGCCCGAAGGCATCAAAATTTCCGTGCGGAGTGAGCGTGGTAGTAACCCGATCGTAGTGGTTGAGGGGATTGACAAGCAGCTGGTCGGACAGGTAGCGGCAAAGATTCGTTCCCTGAGGCCGCCGGAGCCTTACAAGGGCAAAGGTATTCGCTACGTTGGCGAGTACGTGCGGCGGAAGGCTGGTAAGACGGCCGGTCGTTAA
- the rpsH gene encoding 30S ribosomal protein S8, with amino-acid sequence MSGLTDPIADYLTRLRNAQMARKVYVDIPASKLKRAITQILVDKGYVQRYLDIDDGKQGLLRIYLKYDRNGNPAIRELKRVSKPGRRQYVGADALPRVRNGLGVAIISTSQGVMTDKEARKLHIGGEVLAYVF; translated from the coding sequence ATGAGTGGGCTTACGGATCCAATTGCCGATTACCTGACGCGGCTGCGCAATGCGCAGATGGCGCGTAAAGTGTACGTCGATATTCCTGCTTCCAAACTGAAGCGGGCCATCACCCAGATTCTGGTGGATAAAGGCTATGTGCAGCGCTACCTGGATATTGACGACGGGAAACAGGGGTTGCTGCGCATCTACTTGAAGTACGATCGGAATGGCAATCCGGCGATTCGGGAGCTGAAGCGCGTTTCCAAGCCCGGACGGCGCCAGTATGTGGGCGCAGATGCGTTGCCACGGGTACGTAACGGACTGGGGGTCGCCATTATCTCGACCTCCCAGGGTGTCATGACCGATAAAGAGGCGCGCAAGCTGCACATTGGCGGCGAAGTTCTGGCCTACGTGTTCTAA
- the rpsN gene encoding 30S ribosomal protein S14 has protein sequence MAKKCWMAREKKRRELVAKYAEKRRQLKEAGDWIGLQKLPRNSSPVRLRNRCPLTGRARGYLRKFGVSRIVFRQMALEGKIPGVRKASW, from the coding sequence ATGGCTAAGAAATGTTGGATGGCACGCGAAAAGAAACGCCGTGAACTGGTAGCCAAGTACGCCGAGAAGCGGCGTCAGCTCAAGGAGGCAGGGGACTGGATTGGGCTCCAGAAGCTCCCACGAAATTCCAGTCCAGTCCGGTTGCGGAACCGCTGTCCGCTGACAGGACGGGCGCGAGGCTACCTGCGCAAGTTTGGCGTCTCGCGTATCGTCTTTCGCCAGATGGCTCTGGAGGGGAAAATTCCCGGGGTTCGCAAAGCCAGCTGGTAA
- the rplE gene encoding 50S ribosomal protein L5: MTYIPRLKKKYREEVVPALMKQFGYRNVMEVPRLVKICVNKGVGEAAQNKKLLDDAIEEIRLITGQHPVVRRAKKSISNFKIRKGMPVGVSVTLRGDRMYEFFDRLVTLALPRMRDFRGVSDRSFDGRGNYTLGIPEQIIFPEIDVDKVERISGFDITFVTTAKTDEEAYALLKLLGMPFVRREEPKAKAA, from the coding sequence ATGACTTACATTCCGCGACTGAAAAAAAAGTATCGGGAAGAAGTGGTACCCGCCCTGATGAAACAGTTCGGGTACCGCAATGTGATGGAGGTGCCCCGCCTGGTTAAAATCTGCGTTAACAAAGGCGTGGGGGAGGCCGCTCAGAACAAAAAGCTGCTGGACGACGCGATCGAGGAAATCCGGCTGATTACCGGACAGCATCCGGTTGTGCGTCGCGCCAAAAAGAGCATTTCCAACTTCAAGATTCGCAAAGGGATGCCCGTAGGCGTGTCGGTCACGCTACGAGGTGATCGGATGTATGAATTCTTTGATCGGCTGGTCACCCTGGCGCTGCCCCGGATGCGGGATTTCCGGGGCGTCTCAGACCGTAGTTTCGACGGGCGAGGCAACTACACGCTGGGCATTCCTGAACAGATTATCTTTCCCGAGATTGACGTGGACAAGGTCGAACGCATCAGTGGCTTCGATATCACGTTCGTAACCACGGCGAAAACGGATGAAGAAGCCTATGCCCTGCTGAAATTGCTGGGCATGCCCTTTGTCCGTCGGGAGGAACCGAAAGCAAAGGCAGCATAA
- the rplX gene encoding 50S ribosomal protein L24, with protein sequence MHVKRGDLVRVIAGNDKGKEGRILRVFPKKQRVIVEGVNLRIRHVRPSPKYPQGGRIQQEMPIHVSNVMPLDSNGRPTRVGRKWVEDPATGRGRWVRYAKTTGEELDR encoded by the coding sequence CTGCACGTAAAACGGGGCGATCTGGTGCGCGTGATCGCCGGCAACGACAAAGGTAAGGAAGGCCGCATTCTACGCGTCTTCCCCAAGAAGCAGCGTGTGATTGTGGAAGGCGTGAACCTGCGCATCCGGCATGTGCGTCCCAGCCCGAAATATCCGCAGGGTGGGCGCATCCAGCAGGAAATGCCCATCCACGTCTCGAACGTGATGCCGCTTGACAGTAACGGACGACCTACGCGGGTGGGGCGCAAATGGGTGGAAGACCCGGCTACGGGACGCGGACGCTGGGTGCGCTATGCGAAAACCACCGGTGAAGAACTGGATCGATGA
- the rplN gene encoding 50S ribosomal protein L14, protein MIQQESRLVVADNSGAKEVLCIRVLGGSHKRYARVGDKIVVSVKSAIPGGSVKKGDVVKAVVVRTRKEYRRPDGTYIRFDDNAAVLINNQDEPIGTRIFGPVARELRDKRFMRIVSLAPEVV, encoded by the coding sequence ATGATTCAGCAGGAAAGCAGGCTGGTTGTTGCCGATAACAGCGGAGCCAAAGAAGTGCTCTGCATTCGGGTGCTGGGCGGAAGCCACAAGCGCTACGCCCGCGTAGGAGATAAAATTGTGGTTTCCGTCAAGTCGGCAATTCCGGGGGGTAGCGTAAAGAAGGGCGACGTGGTGAAAGCTGTGGTCGTCCGTACCAGGAAGGAGTATCGCCGGCCTGACGGAACTTACATTCGTTTTGATGATAATGCGGCGGTTCTGATTAACAACCAGGATGAGCCGATTGGTACCCGTATCTTTGGGCCGGTGGCGCGGGAGCTACGCGACAAACGCTTCATGCGTATTGTTTCGCTGGCCCCTGAAGTCGTGTGA
- the rpsQ gene encoding 30S ribosomal protein S17 — MANEQQTQKTQRGRRKERIGVVVSNKMDKTITVAVERQIKHPLYGKYIKRTTKLMAHDEHNEAQEGDVVRIMETRPLSKRKRWRLVEIIERAK; from the coding sequence ATGGCCAACGAACAGCAGACGCAAAAGACCCAACGCGGACGCCGGAAAGAGCGGATCGGCGTGGTCGTCAGCAATAAGATGGACAAGACGATCACGGTTGCTGTCGAGCGACAGATCAAGCATCCGCTCTATGGCAAGTATATCAAGCGTACCACGAAATTGATGGCCCATGACGAACACAACGAGGCCCAGGAGGGCGACGTCGTCCGTATCATGGAAACGCGACCGCTCTCGAAGCGCAAGCGCTGGCGCCTCGTTGAAATTATCGAACGGGCCAAGTAA
- the rpmC gene encoding 50S ribosomal protein L29 yields MKPKEIRAMSLEEIAQRIRTEEEELRQLRFQHAVAQLENPMQLRNKRRLIARLKTIYNEKLREAQQASAK; encoded by the coding sequence ATGAAGCCGAAAGAAATCCGTGCAATGAGCCTGGAAGAGATTGCCCAGCGTATTCGAACGGAGGAGGAAGAATTGCGTCAGCTGCGCTTCCAGCATGCTGTGGCGCAGCTTGAGAATCCCATGCAGCTGCGCAACAAGCGCCGGCTTATTGCACGGTTGAAGACAATCTACAATGAAAAGCTTCGGGAAGCCCAGCAAGCTTCCGCTAAATAG
- the rplP gene encoding 50S ribosomal protein L16, whose translation MLMPRRTKYRKQQKGRIRGLASRGTQLEFGDFGIKALEPARITARQIEAARVAITRKLKRTGKVYIRIFPDKPVTKKPAEVRMGKGKGSVEFWVAVVQPGRILFEVGGVPEELAREALRLASHKLPIKTKFVMRPELVATSRR comes from the coding sequence ATGTTAATGCCCCGACGCACCAAGTACCGCAAGCAACAGAAAGGCCGCATTCGTGGCCTGGCGTCCCGCGGTACCCAATTAGAATTTGGTGATTTCGGGATCAAAGCGCTGGAGCCGGCGCGTATAACCGCCCGGCAAATCGAAGCGGCCCGAGTGGCCATCACGCGTAAGTTGAAGCGTACCGGTAAGGTTTACATCCGCATTTTCCCGGATAAGCCCGTGACCAAAAAGCCGGCCGAAGTCCGTATGGGGAAAGGCAAGGGCTCGGTGGAATTCTGGGTTGCGGTTGTGCAACCGGGACGTATTCTTTTCGAAGTGGGCGGGGTGCCTGAGGAGTTGGCGCGTGAGGCGCTCCGGTTGGCTTCCCATAAGTTGCCGATTAAGACCAAATTTGTCATGCGGCCTGAACTGGTCGCTACTTCAAGACGCTAA